The Falco biarmicus isolate bFalBia1 chromosome 7, bFalBia1.pri, whole genome shotgun sequence genome contains the following window.
AAGAGAGATCGTCCGTTGTACACATTCTTCTTCTGTTTCGGTCGCTATTAATAAGTCATCTCCAGATTGTAGAAGAACGCCACCTCCCAGTGGCTGTTGCCATTGTTCCGATTCTTTGGCTAGTTGGTTACCAAACAAAGTGGGACTATTTTTAAATCCCTGTGGTAAAACCGTCCAGCTTAGCTGCACCTTTCTCCCTCTGTTGAGAGactcccattcaaaagcaaaaagcttttgacTTTCCTGAGCTCGGGGtagacagaaaaaggcatcttttaaGTCTAACACTGTAACCCAAATCAAGTGATCCTCAACTTTGTTAAAAGCGTATATGGGTTTGCTACTACGGGGTGCAAAGTTTTAGTTATTTCACCCTGCATCGAGGGCCCAGCCGCTGGCGGGAGCGCCTTGGGCAGGGCATGGGGACGCccgggtgctggggctgggcgcAGGCCTTGCTGCCGCCCAGCTGGCTcaccccctctcctgcctgcccccagctccctgcggctcccacagccagctccctcctgcccagccccactgaagcccttctctctctcctcctgcaggCCATGGCTGCAACGTTCTTCTATTGGTTGGTAGTAAGCCTCATCCAGCCACAGATGGTTGGTGATGAGCTGGATGATGCCACACATGAGCGCATGCAGCAGCGTGCCCAGCAGCTGAACCAGGAGATGTCtcggctgctgcaggagctggagcagaagagcGGCTTTAcctggggagccctgctctTGGCTGCCCGGCAGCTCTTCTGGTTACGGGCCATTGCTGCACCCCTGGTCCTGTGCTTTATGCTGTGGTGCTGTCCCAGCAAAAGCAGCCAtcagccagagagcagcagcaaggagggcagCTCCCAAAACAAGGCGCATAAGGAGGACCAAGAAGAGGAACCCAGTGTTGTGCTGGATGTGGCAAGTGTTTCAACCAAGTGCCCCCCGGATCTGTCAGAACTgtctgtgatgctgcagcagctgttgaataatcttctctgtgtttgccaaGAACTCCCCAGGACCTGTTTCGTGCCACGACTGAAGCCAGCCATCAGTGTGGGCATTGCCTTACAAGACTGGATTCCCCACAACACTTACGCTGTCTACCGCTTGCTCGTgcccctggagcccccccaAGGACATGCCTTCCACATGGAGAGGGGCACCACAGAGGGGGAGCTGCTGAGGAACCCCATGCTCCGCGTAGAGCTGAAGTGCACCTGCGGGCAGGAACAGCTGCTGGAGGGCGCGCTGTGCTTCATCCACCACCCCAAGGAGGAGCTGATGGAAAATCAGGGTGCCAGCCTCCTAGGCACCCTCTGCACTGGCCCCTACCTGGACATGGAGAAAACCACCCGCTGGTTCCAGATATTGCtaaaagcagcctggcagcgTTTGCCTAAGTCGGAACACTGCAGTCTGACAGTGCTGCCCTCCAGGCGCTCCTGCAAGGTCCGGCTGATGTCCGGTTCCAAAGCTGCCCTCCTGACTGAGATGATGTTTGGGTTGCAGCAGGATGACACGGACATCTTCCTGATCATCAGGTAGGCAGAGGCCACtgttgccagcagcaggacgCAGCCAGAGAGCTGTGCTATGGGAGAGGTTCAGTTCTTCATGCACAGGGCCAGTCCTCAAGACACTCCCTGGAGAGCTGGTGCTGCACAACGGAGCGCATCGGACACGCACAACACACTGCTCTGTTTGCAACGGCAATTGCTGCCGCACCTTTCCTCCACAGCAAAAGCGCACTGTGGGGCGCGGGGCCCGATGCAGCAGAAGGGACCGATGCAAGGAGCCTTGGTGAGGAGCTGGATGAGGCCACGCGAGAGTGCATGCAGCAGCACTTTTCATGAAGTTAAGCACGAAGAAACACCGTTGCGGTGGAACTTAGGTGGTGACGCAAGTGGAGGCAGACTGAGAAACACTATGCCTacgtggctgggttcggacaaaatggaaaaatgccttttattgtttatataaattgtatataaatatcttcgatagtacatgtgtcagaccctgacaggctttctgtgtccttcttgtttgctatttgctgttgctgtaggtgcccgtatgctacggttctaagttccggttcttcacatcctgtttacatacctgacaatttggGGCTGTCTgaaaggtacacggctaagtctttaAAGCAACTAACTCGTCTGCAGACCCACTACAGACCCCAGCAATCTTCATACAGGGCAGTGTGCTACAGCACAATTTTGTCATTCTGTTTACCTCCAGCATGTGGTGTGAGTGGGCACATGGCAGGAGATACTCCCTTTTTATCTTGGTGGTTttcaaataaggaaagaaaaaaagaattaaaagcaacagaaacccACCCTTGGGCTGCATGTGGGAGGGCCAGGCCAGAAGGCAGCAGGTCTTGGGAGAGTCGGGCGGTGctggctgtccccacagccacttTGGATCATGGGAAGCATTAGGAAACTTTCACAACTGGCCCAGGCCAAGCCAGGAGAGAGGCCGGGAGGCAAAGTATGGACTTACAAGAGTGATTCTTTACTCGTGCGCATGAGGTGTCCCATTCAAACTGGGGCACCCCGAACACGGCTTTACATGAGGTTCTCAGACCTCAACATGATTTGACCAATCCCTCTTTAACTCAGAGATACtattattttgcaaagcagctgcaatTCTATGGCATCACGTGGCATCACGTCCCACCTGCCACGTTCTTGATGTAAACGACCCTGGAGCTGGTCTCGCTACGGTTAATTATCGGTGCTGCCAGGCAACGGGGGGGTTTCACAGAGGTGTTAGAGGGGCTCGGAGGCAGGCATGGTAGTCTGCGATTGGGGCATTCAGAGCACGTGAGTAAGGGACAGGATCCAGGAGAAGTCCAGGAGGCCAAGTTGAGCCACCCACCCAGCCACCTGCATCAGAACCAGTGCCACCAGGAAAGCGCCTAAGTATTAGCAGCTGGAGCGTCTGTCCTGAGAGGCACCGAAGCACCTGTCTGCTGCCCAGACAGTTTCTCTAGAGAagcttgctgcccaccaggagTTCACAGTCGTGACGTCACCGACAGGCTGCCAAGCCTGCTGAAGCCTACAGGTTATCGTCCACTCCTACTATGCAATGTAAGGTCTAGTGATGCTGTGACGAGGCAGCTGAGGACCATCAAATCAAACTGTAGCCCCGCGGAGCAATGCTAAAAGAATCAGGAGCGCAGGTGGTGTTCTCCTCCATCctcccaggcagaggaggggcTTCAGCAAGGAGGAGACATGCTGAATAGAAGAGTGCCTGGCTGCGTAGCTGGGGCTCAAGGTTTTGGCTTCCATCATCGTGGATCTACCCTTGAGAAGCTGCGTCTCTTGGGAGCTGGGGACATTCACCTGACCTCATACcgcagggcaggagagggcagaaTGCGGGACACCGAAACGGAAGGGAAATGCCTGCACCGCGGCCCTCTGACGAGAGCGGCAGCATCCTCCTCTCAGTGGTCTATCCCAGCGCAGCGGCCGCTGAAGACCACAGTGGCTGCAAAGATGATAGTCACCCTGCTTCCCCTTCACACTTTCACGGCCACGGTGGCAATGCCACACAGGCTCAGAAACTCCCTGGCAGCTGCGGCTGGGCAGGGACCAAGCGGGAGGCACCGCTGATGTGCCTCCACGTGTTCACTGGGGTCCGGCTGGAGAATCTGCCCGTGCCAGACactccccagggagctggtacCGCAGAAGTGAACATGCTGGACATGGAGAAGACGGTGCTCTCTCGGCAGCGGGAGTTGCCTGCTGGGAAACGTCCACCCGCACCCCGTCATGCCCCTTGGGAAACATCTCTTTGGAAGCAATGTCCTCTCgcagtggcacagcagcacagagatccTGCCGTGGAGAGGCCCCGTCCCGCCACCAGGATATCGGGAGATATACCACCCCGCACCCGCTGCTGTCCCAAAGGCACCAAGAGCACACCCTCGACCACAAGCACAGTGGTCAGCACCAAGGGAGCCGCCTGGGTCAAAAGCTGTGAGCGTCTGACAAGCCTTTGAcgccatttcccacagcattctgctgAGAAACGAGCTGCTTATGGCTTGGACGGCTGCACTCTTTGCGGGGccaaaagctggctgggtggccaggCCTAAGGAGTGGTAGCGAAAGGAGTTaaatccagctggtggccagccacaagcggtgttccccagggctcagtcccagggccagttctgtttaatctCTTTCTCGACGATCTGGACGGGGGCCTTGAGTGctccctcagtaagtttgcaggcgacagcaagctgggcaggagcgttCATCTGCTTGAAGACagaaaggctctgcaggggggtgtgGACAGGCTGGGTTGATGTCCAAAGCCAATtccatgaggttcaacaaggctcagtgccaggccCTGCACTCGGGCCACAGCAACCCCACGCCACcctacaggcctggggcagagtggctgggaagctgcctggaggaaaaggccctgggggtgttggtcagCGGCCGGCTGcatatgagccagcagtgtggccaggtggccaggaaggccaagaGCGCCCTGGCCTGTGTCAGAAATAGTGCGGCCAGCAGGGCTAGGGAATGATGgtccccctgtgctcggcactgctgaggccgcacctcgagcAGCGCgatcagttttgggcccctcactacaagaaaaatactgaggtgctggagcgcgTCCAAAGATGAGCAGCGGAGCTGGTGAAGGTTCTGGAGCTCAAGTCTGacgaggagcggctgagggaactggggtgttgagcctggagaaaaggaggctgaggggagaccttagcgctctctgcagctgcctgaaaggaggctgtggcGAGGTGCGTGTCGGTCTCTTGTCCCATGTAACAAGCgctaggacaagaggaaaaggccccaggttgcaccaggggacgTTTAGATTGATactgggaaagatttcttcaccaaaacggttgtcaagcactggaggaggctgcccagggaagtggtggaggcaccatccctggaggtagtTAAAAGACGCGCAGACGTGGCGCACCGCAGCATGGGTtattggtggacttggcagtgctgggtttgcGGTTGGACTCggtgatcttaaaggccttctccaacctaaacgaCTCTCTGATTCTATATGACAATACGTCCAAACTATAGCAGCGTGCGTATCACATGGCAAGCGGCtgtgaaggaaattaactctagCCCAGCCTCAAGGAGTACACCAGGGCAGCTGTGAGCCgctgaggcgggctggggcCAAAGGCCGGGCTGGCCGGTGGCCGTGCCTGTGATGCGCTCTGGTGATGTCAGATGTCACAATGGGGACAGTTACCAGGGGCGCCAGCAGGCCTGGGATGTCAGATGTCACAATGGGGACAGTTACCAGGGGCGCCAGCAGGCCTGGGACGTCAGATGTCACAATGGGGACAGTTACCAGGGGCGCCAGCAGGCCTGGGCCAGCCGTGAGTGCACACGTGGCGGGAGGCTGGGCTGGACgagggctgggggagaaagGCTGGCCCCCGCGGTTGGGCTCTCACCCTGCCTTCTCATTTCAGCCTTGAATGCTTTGTCTGCCTTGGGAGTCCATGTTACGTTGATTCGGGTTGTGCTCAGCGGATCAGATAAAGGCTTTGCAGGTAGTCCATACTGATATAGCCATAGACGACACGAACCTGTCGTTCCTAGAAAGGTTCGTAGATCTCTCACCGTTTCCAGTCTGGGTGTCTGGCAGACAGCCTCCTTCCTTGTTCTTCCCAGGGAGCGTTGCCCAGCGGAGACTTCGTATCCCAGGTATGCCGCTTTTTCTTGCAccagctgtgctttctgttgGGAGACTCTATAGCCACTTAAACCCAAGAAGTTTACAAGAGAGATCGTCCGTTGTACACATTCTTCTTCTGTTTCGGTCGCTATTAATAAGTCATCTCCAGATTGTAGAAGAACGCCACCTCCCAGTGGCTGTTGCCATTGTTCCGATTCTTTGGCTAGTTGGTTACCAAACAAAGTGGGACTATTTTTAAATCCCTGTGGTAAAACCGTCCAGCTTAGCTGCACCTTTCTCCCTCTGTTGAGAGactcccattcaaaagcaaaaagcttttgacTTTCCTGAGCTCGGGGtagacagaaaaaggcatcttttaaGTCTAACACTGTAACCCAAATCAAGTGATCCTCAACTTTGTTAAAAGCGTATATGGGTTTGCTACTACGGGGTGCAAAGTTTTAGTTATTTCACCCTGCATCGAGGGCCCAGCCGCTGGCGGGAGCGCCTTGGGCAGGGCATGGGGACGCccgggtgctggggctgggcgcAGGCCTTGCTGCCGCCCAGCTGGCTcaccccctctcctgcctgcccccagctccctgcggctcccacagccagctccctcctgcccagccccactgaagcccttctctctctcctcctgcaggCCATGGCTGCAACGTTCTTCTATTGGTTGGTAGTAAGCCTCATCCAGCAACAACAGATGGTTGGTGATGAGCTGGATGATGCCACACATGAGCGCATGCAGCAGCGTGCCCAGCAGCTGAACCAGGAGACGTCtcggctgctgcaggagctggagcagaagagcagctttacctggggagccctgctcttggctgcccagcagctcttcTGGTTACGGGCCATTGCTGCACCCCTGGTCCTGTGCTTTATGCTGTGGTGCTGTCCCAGCAAAAGCAGCCAtcagccagagagcagcagcaaggagggcagCTCCCAAAACAAGGCGTGTAAGGAGGACCAAGAAGAGAAACCCAGTGTTGCGCTGGATGTGGCAAGTTTCGACCAAGTGCCCCCCCGAAACGgtctgtgatgctgcagcagctgatgaaTGCTCTGTGTCTGCCAAGAACTCCCCAGGACCAGTTTCATGCCACGACTGAAGCCAGCCATCAGTGTGGGCATTGCCTTACAAGACTGGATTCCCCACAACACTTACGCTGTCTACCGCTTGCTCGTgcccctggagcccccccaAGGACATGCCTTCCACATGGAGAGGGGCACCGCAGAGGGGGAGCTGCTGAGGAACCCCATGCTCCGCGTAGAGCTGAAGTGCACCTGCGGGCAGGAACAGCTGCTGGAGGGCGCGCTGTGCTTCATCCACCACCCCAAGGAGGAGCTGATGGAAAATCAGGGTGCCAGCCTCCTAGGCACCCTCTGCACTGGCCCCTACCTGGACATGGAGGAAACCACCCGCTGGTTCCAGATATTGCtaaaagcagcctggcagcgTTTGCCTAAGTCGGAACACTGCGGTCTGACAGTGCTGCCCTCCAGGCGCTCCTGCAAGGTCCGGCTGATGTCCGGTTCCAAAGCTGCCCTCCTGACTGAGATGATGTTTGGGTTGCAGCAGGATGACACGGACATCTTCCTGAGCATCAGGTAGGCAGAGGCCACtgttgccagcagcaggacgCAGCCAGAGAGCTGTGCTATGGGAGAGGTTCAGTTCTTCATGCACAGGGCCAGTCCTCAAGACACTCCTCGGAGAGCTGGTGCTGCACAACGGAGCGCATCGGACATGCACAACACACTGTTCTGTTTGCAACGGCAATTGCTGCCGCACCTTTCCTCCACAGCAAAAGCGCACTGTGGGGCGCGGGGCCTGACACAGATGAAGAGGCATTCCCAGGAGCCCTACCACAGAGACTCACATTGCCGCCTGGGCAGTGACTGCACACCCTCTTTGACAGGAGCCCATTCCCTCTAGGAGTTTCACCCTTTTGAAAAGATGTCAACAAATCACTTTTTTAATACACAAGTGTTGTGTTTGTAAGGGTCTTTGTATTACTTTGTCGCAGGCATAGGGTGCTGAAAGCTTCACTGACACAGAGTCAGGGATCATTTTGCTGAGGAGCTTGTGCAGTGGGCTCTTTTTTCGTGATTCACTGGGCTTTGGCTTCCCAGGGGTTATGGGTTAATACCACCAGGCAGCTTCACATCACACAGCTGCTCAATCACTTTCCCCCAGTGGAATGATGGAGAGAATCTGAAAGTgggaaaacttgtgggttgagcTAAGTTTAGTAGGTAAAGCCAGAGCTACACACCCAAGCATAGCAAAATGATTAATTCACTGCGTCCCCGGTCTGCCATTGAGACCGGCCGTTTTGGGAATGTTCTGCCTCCCTGTGGGTCAGGTTACCATGAAACATCCTAACCTTGTACAGCCCTCAGTTTATTattgtagaatcatagagtcatagatTATCTCCGGTTTGAAGGGGATCCACAAGAATTGTCGAGTCCAattccctgctccttgcaggactacctgATTCTAAATCATACAACTAACATCATCATCTAGACGCTCCTTGAACTGTGAGAGGTTTGGTGTCACGAACACTTTCCTGGGGAGCCCATTCCAGTTGCCAATCACCCTCTCAGAGAAGAACTTTCTCCTAATGCTGAAgctgaacttcccctgatgcagctgcATTCCATTCCATTCTCTCCTGTCCTATTGCTGGTCACCAGGGAGAGGACGACAGCACCTCCCGCTCCTCTTATCCCCTTGTGTAAGTTGCAGACTGCCATGAGGTCACacttcagccttctcttctctgagCTGAACAAGCGAAATGACCTCAGCCGCTCTTCCTCAGTCTTGCCCTCGAgacctttcaccatcttggtcaccctcctctggacacactctagTAGTTTGATGGTACCAAAACTGCACGCAGACGtggaggtgaggctgcaccagtgcagtgTCGAGCGGGCCAATCGCCTCCCTCGACTGGCTAGctatgctgtgtttgatgcgCCCCAGGACATGGTTGGCCCTTTGGGATGCCAGGGCACGCTGTTGACTCCTGTTCACTTGCCATCAACCCAAACGCCCAGATCTCTTTCtgaagagctgctctgcagcctctcctcctgAGGGAAGggtttaaataaattttagtaGATCTAATTGCTTAACGATTACCTAGATTGTTGTTGATAAATAATGCCTTGTTTTACTAACCATTGTGTAAATTAACTGAAGCAAGGAGTCTGCAGTTCCTCCTGAAGGACAGTTCCTGATGAGAACTAGCTAAAACCAACTCTATAGTTTGGACAAAGACCAAGGAACAACTCTGTGCGaagagagaaggtaaaaagtCCAGAACGAGGAATACTACCAAGCCTTCATTCCCACCACCCCCATGACCACCACCAAGAGGCACCACGCAAGTGCAGTTGGGAGGGACTTATGGAAATGACTTCTTGGAACTAATCTTAATACAAAGCGGGGATAGGTcacgaatatgtataggcacACTGGAAAACTTTATGCAACACTTGATTGTATAAAGTGAGGCAAGTTGTTGCCCCAGGCACACACGGCTTTGGTGGAACTACCCCCCCTCCGTGCTGCCCAGTGCTGAATAAACACACCTACTTTACAATCTGATAGATTGTGGAGTCTGATTCCGCATGTCGCTCCCCTAGTTTGTACATGTAACCAGGATAACCCCATCCCAGGTGGAGAATCCCACACTTGCTCTTGTGGAATTCCAGTCGATGGGTGACTGCCAAGCTCTCTGGTCTAGGCAGATCTCTCTGTGAGGTCTCTGTACCCTTGAGGGAGTCCACAGCTGCTCCTAGTTTAGGATCATTGGCAATCTTACTGTACATTCTGTAACAGAGCAAGATGAGTTTGGTAtaatgctctgggtgatgctctgtttatGTTGAGATAAGATAGAGACTGCATGGCCTGTTTTGTTCCACTGAGGATGCTCTGAACAATTAGAAAAGGcaaggtgggcacctgaaggagatgaGGAGATCATGAGTCAGGAGATCGTTGAACAAATAAAGCTGAAAGGTTTACTCCACCTAGACCCCACCTATTATGAATAGGATGATTaatgtcaaaatcaaatgagtatgtatgtatataaagatgttgtaacctctcacaaaaactgtttaaattaccagacttttcactgaaaactttggagctagtttgtccagtGTGAACCGGCTAGCTCCCCAAAGTCgcacaaaataaatagcttcgctgcttaaagacaaaattaatctcTGAGCAGTTGCTCTTtgccgttttggcatcaattCGATTTCTGCGTAaagatcaggggtcctcaaactttttaaccagggggctggcgcgCGGACgcagtggcaggaggtcatctgcggctgcttggttccccccccaacccccggagggggagggcggggggtctgtaaataccgggggccggattgaggaccctgggggccgtatccggcaCGCGGaccgtagtttgaggacccctggtccagatcatttttaaaaagtacttttttcaGCAGTACAGTGTTTACTAGTCACAAAACGCTCAGGCCAGCGCCGGTCCCTCAGCACGCCTGCGGCCCCTCAGGCTGGGCGGCTGCGCTCCCCTCAGGTGACCGGAAGTGGAGGGGGCTGAGGCGGTTGAACCGCCCAGCGGCCGTAGAACCGTAAGCGGGGGAAAAAACCATCCTGGCTCAGCGTGGGGCTCGCCCCCGGCCACTGGGAGTAGGAATCCCACGctctccctgctcagctggccGGGCGCTCTCCTCACagccctttccccctccccacccgaGATGCCACGCCGATGCCAGCGCCGCGCCCCCAGCTGTGGCCCCGCCTGCAGCGCCCAGGGTTGCTCTGCGCTCTGGGCTAGCGCTGGTTGGCCCGTGTGGGAGCCAATGGCAGCGCGTGTTGTTGGGCTGCCCGctcgggggcggcggggcggcggtgGTAGGCGGGGTGCTCCGTCGGGCTGTGGCTGAGCGCGCCGCTACCATGAGCTCCATCGGCACCGGGGTGAGTGCCGCCGGGCCGAGCGCTGGGCCCTGGCGGCAGCGCGGCCACCCCGCCCGGCCCAGCGCCGCCGCGGGGGTCCGCTTTGTGCAGGTGGCGAGACGGGGGGCGACCGGCCCGGGGCGAGCAGCCGCCGCTTGCGCTTGTCCTCGTCAGGGAGCGCAGCCGCCGtggggcccggcggggcgcgggcggcctGTTAGCTCGCCTGCCtcgccgccgcggggcccgggCTGTAGCCGGTGCTGAGTCACTGAGGCCCTTTAGGCGGGGGAAGCCAAaggcggggcgcggagcggaCGCCAggggcccggggggcggcgggggctggggcgggaTCCCGGGGCGGCCCCCGGGCGGGGCCGGCTGTGGCTGTGACGCTGCGAGAGCGGCCCGACCGGGGCGGGGACCAGGTCTACCCTGTCGTGGGTTGGGACGGGGACCGGGTCTCCTCTGCCGCGGGTTCGGGCGGCGTGGGGGTGTAGCCGGCCCGGGTGGATCTGCCGCCGCTGCAGCGGCCCCAGGGCGAGCCTGTGCTCCGGGCGCGGGGAGGCAGCTGTGGCTCGGCCGGGGctgccgcggggcgggggggcgcttGGTTCTGTGCTCGGGGTCACGGCACAGGTCTCGCCCAGGGCTTCCCGGACTGGCGA
Protein-coding sequences here:
- the LOC130152441 gene encoding inositol 1,4,5-trisphosphate receptor-interacting protein-like 1 yields the protein MAATFFYWLVVSLIQPQMVGDELDDATHERMQQRAQQLNQEMSRLLQELEQKSGFTWGALLLAARQLFWLRAIAAPLVLCFMLWCCPSKSSHQPESSSKEGSSQNKAHKEDQEEEPSVVLDVASVSTKCPPDLSELSVMLQQLLNNLLCVCQELPRTCFVPRLKPAISVGIALQDWIPHNTYAVYRLLVPLEPPQGHAFHMERGTTEGELLRNPMLRVELKCTCGQEQLLEGALCFIHHPKEELMENQGASLLGTLCTGPYLDMEKTTRWFQILLKAAWQRLPKSEHCSLTVLPSRRSCKVRLMSGSKAALLTEMMFGLQQDDTDIFLIIR